The Apodemus sylvaticus chromosome 4, mApoSyl1.1, whole genome shotgun sequence nucleotide sequence CACCCCCACAATATGATATGGTACAGCTACAACCCAAAATGTGGACCCTTGGGAGACTACTTGATAGAACCTCGTTTGCTTTGATAATACCTCTGTTAAGGTGGGTATAATATCTCATGCCTGTGATCACAGTACTTGGAAAACACAGGCAGAGGATctggagttcagggtcatccttcgctttaagactagcctggactGTGAGACATTGACTCAAAACAGCACCAATAACAAAACGTTTTTACTACGAGCTGAACTAtgtaatatttcaaaatgatgtTTACTGGGACTATTTGTGGAGGAAAATTGAACTATAAACCAGGGAAGGGGTAAATCAAAGTGTTGCTAATTGAGATGCTTGTGTAAGTGAGTGCCTGCACAGTTTGTAACTGTTTGTGCTGACCTGTGTTGACTATGTTTAGATAATGGGAGACCCTTGGCAGGAGTGCATGGATTATGCAGTAGTCCTCGCAAGACAAGCTGGAGAGGTATGCACTACAGTATGTACGCCAGAGTGTGTGGGGTGTCGATGTTACAGCGCTGTCTTGTTCAGCAAAGCATGTTTTGAGTGGTGTCTACACATGCAGTTTCACTAAACTGTAAATACAGTGAAAGTTGATTGATTTTGTGGGAGGCGTGGCTGGGGGTGGAGCCTCGGCCTGTGTTAATGTGAAGCATCATGGGCATGGGGGTGGAGCCTAGGCCTGGGTTAACATTAGGCAGCATTGGCATGGGGGTGGAGCCTAGGCCTGGGTTAACGTTAGGCAGCATGGGAGTGGCATTTCCAGCTGAATTTTTCACTTTGTGATGTTAACCTTTGCAGCAACAGTCGTGAATCTAAAATAAGATACGAAATTACATAATATTTCTCTAAAGTGTCTTGTTTCATAGAcatgtttgaaagaaaacatttaagaacatGTTAAGAGTGGTTGAATGCTTGaagttatttttgtcttttctttcttgtttggttttaaattatttccatcttttttaCTTGCTCTTTTTTAGATGATTCGTGAAGCTCTGAAAACTGAGATGAACGTCATGATTAAAAGTTCTCCCGCCGACTTGGTGACCGTTACTGACCAAAAAGTTGAGAAAATGCTCATGTCGTCTATAAAGGAAAAGTACCCATATCACGGGTACCGCTTTATCGCTTTATCGTGAGAGAGTTAAGTCTGGGCTGGAATAAGCGTTTGTGTGAGGCAGATGCTTTGGCctccgagtgctgagattacatttGTACTGATTTACAGGGCTTGCTTGTCACTGTTCAGCCATTTCCTTTAAGGTGCCTTTAGGTCTTTTGTTATGCGCTTGACATTTTTGAGCATTTTAAAGCTCCTattgattgtaaaaaaaaaaaaaaaaaaaaaacatttgttcaTGCAGAACCGAGACAGCCTGTGTAGTGTCAAGCACGGGGCTTCCCAGCCCCTGAGCAGTGAGAACTGTGGTGTTTCCTACGCCCTGGAGACGGCTCACACAGGACCACCTGTAAAATACAGATACTGGAGTTCTGGGGTCCAGGCACAAGAGCCTACACAAGTATCATTCTTCTTCTTGGTTTGTGTGGGTTTTGctgtgggtttgttgttgttgttgttgctgttgttgtttaaaacaacaataatacaGTGTACTCCAGGCTAGCCCAGAACCCACCATCCTTGTGCCTCTCAAATACTatggttacaggtgtgtgtgacCACATttggttgctttggtttttgtttttgttttgttttgtttctcttaaagCTTTTATCATGCTTATCTTATTAAATGATCGCTTTGTGAAaaattcatttgtattttatgtctatgagtgtttgcttgcacatatgtgcacaccacGTAAGTGCGGGGACTGCGGAAGcgagaagagggcctcagatcccccCGGACCCcatcatgttttattattttattattttccacattACTCCTAAGTATCCCCTTCATTGCTTtaaattcttgcttttctaaaaaaagtcattgtgtgtatgtatgtgtatacatatgtgtgcctaAATACATGTCTATACAGATGCATACTTACACTAAAATTGATATATCCTATTCAGACTGTATCATATTACTTGTGTTTTTCCagtcttattattttgttttggacaAATAGTCAAAACTTTCTATATTGAGAAAGAccgtttaatttatattttgttatatgactcttttatttacttttaatacttttgttttaagTACCATATAAGTGTTCATTATGGTCTAGTTTTTGAAAAGATGTCTTTGAAGAGAAAAGTAAACTTTGATCTCAGCTTTGAACTTACACTACAGGAACTAGGGTCCTGAGTTTGACAAAACAGGCAGTCATGTATGCATTCCCATGAAGGAGGAATAATGCTGATGATAGAAATGTAACAATGGTCCTTCTAAAAGCTCATCAAGAAATCTAAGAATTGGAAGCGCTTCACTAtgacatttgaagaaaatataaaactgattGCTGTGAATAAAAATGAGGGTAGCTATGAAAATGGATATGACTTAGTGATACAACTGCCTGTACATAGTTCAGGGAACTTGCTCAATTGCATATCATTTATCTTATGATGCAGTGCAACATAATCTTGTGAGAATTCCCATGGGATCATGTCTTAGATACATCTCACAGATTAATAACAATGTAGAGTATAGGGAAGAAGAATATAAAGATGCTACAGGACGCCTAATCCATGACAACAGGGACATTATGCAATTgaaatttggttttttaaaaggcCATATTACAGGATTCCAGGTAATGATCTTATCTCCTCCTTAGAATCAACGGAAATActggagaagaaggaaagaacttatAGGACACGATGCTTCCCCAGGGCCTATGTGCCCCATGAGGACCAAGGGTACACTGTCCCAAAAGTTAAGAAGAAGGGAAAACTCTTTGGTAGAGAGTTGAGTTGGATCTGTAAGGATGGAAAATGGCCCACCGAAATTCTGGTAGGACTCACATGATTCACTTTTGGCTTTCCTAAGGAAAAATCTGATAAAAAGACCAGTGTTGCCTGATCTTTCAGAGTTAACAGTAGGGTGGGATTTGTACAAGTAAAGATTGAGAGTCCAAACCAGTTTGCAGTCCTTCTTGCCCATGCCAGCCCTTTCACTGCACCTGTGCACGCCATTGGTCTGCTTCTCCTGAGCCAATAGTGCTGGGCACTGCATAAAGAGTGACtggtatttccctttctttctctcaggacATCCTCTCCCTCTTAAGAGAAAAGGGCCCTACAGCAGTAGGTATATTTAGTATAGCTCCTAGTGATGTATTGTGCAAAGGAGTGAAAGAAAAACTCGACTCTGGGCAAAAGGTGAATATAAGAAAACACTCGGTGCACCTGGCAAGCTGGATTCTAAAGGTAGGGATCGTCCTTGCATCACATAGCCTCTGGATTCCTCTGAGTCTACATGAGTAGTTTCCTTCATCATGCATTCCCTTGAGTGATAGTAGATACATAAGAGGGAAATCTGGTAAGCTAAAAGGTTCTTCTGCTATTCATCACATAAGGAGTAGGGACTCAAACAAATATCCAGTCAGAATGAGCAGTAAAGTTACTAAAAtatctttcctttgattttctcATGTGGCCATGTGGATGGTCACTTCATACTTGCATAGGAATGTCACCTGGTAGGCATGCCAATTCAGATGCATTTGACTGCCAGAGTTCTTCATTCTCTGTCTTGCACTACTGTTTTTCTGAGAAGCAGATTTCTCTTCCTCAGTATAGAGAATGTGACTCCTACATGTAACTCTTTGCTACACATATCAAGTAGGATGTCATAATCTGCTTGTCTATATCTCACAAAATATTGGTACAGAAATGCAGGGCCTCATGGCTGTGAAACAAGTATTCTTAATCAGTCTGCCATACCTTCACCACCATAAAatgatactttttatttgttatttaaattaaaattcaattacatcatttcactccttcctttcccttgctcTAAGTTTGTTTCCCCTTAAACTCCTACTTCTGCTAAAATACATGggccattttcattttctgttgttattatgtAGATAAACGTGAGCCCACAAATATGTTCAAACAACCTAATAAGTCCATTATCATTGGTAGTATATGAACTATTTCTGAGGTAACTATGATTGGCTTACAAATTAGGGGCTTCCCTTTGAGAAACACAAATTTCCTCACTCTttgtaatatgtatgtgcatgtagttcTTTATCTAGAAGTTTGTTTTTACAAGATTTATTCATTCCCATTTAGAATTACTAACATTGATGGCTTTTGTTCAGAAATTGTTTTGACAAGCATATTACATTGTTGAACTATCAAATGTGAAGCCTCTCCCACATTTCTAGGACTCTCAATGTCAAAGCAGATTTATTGATCTTCTGGTATATaatctttctgactcttttgacCAATATTTGGAGCCCAGGGTTTAGGAGTTAGCGTGTACTATGTATGCAGTTTGGCTTGAAGCcacaggatattttgttttctgtaccttGAATAGCTGTGGTTTTCCATAATAGTTTCCATGCATTGCCAAGAGTACCTTTGCAAGCTACattatctgtaaaaattatcttaaatatttagaGCAGACTATGGAATCATGCTTGTTTAGAGAAACTGTGATAGGACCTTCTCTAAGAGCCATGACCTCATATCTTCCCATGCTTCTAATAGTGGATATGATTTTCTGCACCTCAGAAATTAGATACTAACATAATATGGGTTTCTTTGTTATAGTTATCATCGTTGTATATTTCTGTCATGTAAAAATAGTATTTGGTCTGAGGTATTGATCTCTTAGGTATGCTAGTTCGCTTAGTTGTCCACTAGAGGACTTCgatttaaaaagagatttttcagCAATCCAAGCACATTTGAACATCAGCTCTTAGTTTTCCAGTTTTTATGGACAAAACTTACTGGCCCTACACATCAGTCAACATTCTACCTTGGGGAATGTCGGGGAGCTGTGAAGAAAGTTGGGACTATCTGAAATTTTAGAGTTGAATAAGTTTTCAGTAATCTCCATAATTTGTTTTCTGCAAAATATTTCTTCTCTCTATATAAGGAGTTTCTTCAGATGATTAAAGGAAGTCTATTGACGTCTCAGCTGTATGAGCACTGGCTTTCCATACCCGAAATGGTCAGCAATGAAGAAAAACTATCAACAGCAAAGAGGTAATGGCTGGCGAATTGTgtgaacaacatcaaccaaatagaagtaatatttgcttatacacattagagaatatatatcccaaaaatattcagta carries:
- the LOC127683508 gene encoding inositol monophosphatase 1-like; this encodes MGDPWQECMDYAVVLARQAGEMIREALKTEMNVMIKSSPADLVTVTDQKVEKMLMSSIKEKYPYHGINGNTGEEGKNL